The following are encoded together in the bacterium genome:
- a CDS encoding acyl-CoA dehydrogenase family protein — MLATGDVDYYGIADLLTEEERMTAASVRQFVEREAWPLLEEAHAKEQFPRQLIPKMAELGMFGAHLKGYGCAGMSAVAYGLICQELEAGDSGLRSMASVQGSLAMYSIWRWGSEEQKQRWLPEMAAGRAIGCFGLTEPDHGSDPGGMETRARRDGAGFVLNGTKRWITNGSIADVATVWAKDDDGVIRGFLVEKGTPGFSAPDIKGKFSLRASITSELVLEDVRVPASAMFPEARGLSGPFSCLNQARYGIVWGAVGAARTCYLTALRYAQGRTQFDKPLASFQLVQAKLVHMLSEITKAQLLAWRLGSLKDAGSARPQQVSLAKRNNVQQALDIARLARDVLGANGIVNEYPVIRHMMNLETVNTYEGTHDMHTLIVGRDVTGFDAVR; from the coding sequence ATGCTCGCCACCGGAGACGTCGACTACTACGGGATCGCGGACCTGCTCACCGAGGAGGAGCGCATGACGGCGGCGTCGGTGCGCCAGTTCGTCGAGCGCGAGGCCTGGCCCCTCCTGGAGGAAGCACACGCCAAGGAGCAGTTCCCGCGCCAGCTCATCCCGAAGATGGCCGAGCTCGGCATGTTCGGCGCGCACCTGAAGGGCTACGGCTGTGCCGGCATGTCGGCCGTCGCCTACGGGCTCATCTGCCAGGAGCTCGAGGCGGGCGACTCGGGGCTGCGCTCGATGGCGTCGGTACAGGGGTCGCTGGCGATGTACTCGATCTGGCGCTGGGGCTCCGAGGAGCAGAAGCAGCGCTGGCTCCCCGAGATGGCCGCGGGCCGCGCGATCGGCTGCTTCGGCCTCACCGAGCCCGACCACGGCTCCGATCCGGGCGGCATGGAGACACGGGCGCGCCGCGACGGTGCCGGCTTCGTGCTGAACGGCACCAAGCGCTGGATCACGAACGGCTCGATCGCCGACGTCGCCACCGTCTGGGCGAAGGACGACGACGGCGTCATCCGCGGCTTCCTCGTCGAGAAGGGCACGCCGGGATTCTCGGCGCCGGACATCAAGGGCAAGTTCTCGCTGCGCGCGTCGATCACCTCGGAGCTGGTGCTGGAAGACGTCCGCGTGCCGGCGTCGGCGATGTTCCCGGAGGCGCGCGGGCTCAGCGGCCCGTTCTCGTGTCTCAACCAGGCGCGCTACGGCATCGTCTGGGGCGCCGTCGGCGCGGCGCGCACCTGCTACCTGACGGCGCTGCGCTACGCGCAGGGGCGGACGCAGTTCGACAAGCCGCTGGCGAGCTTCCAGCTCGTGCAGGCGAAGCTCGTGCACATGCTGAGCGAGATCACGAAGGCGCAGCTGCTCGCGTGGCGGCTCGGCAGCTTGAAGGACGCCGGCAGCGCGCGCCCGCAGCAGGTGTCGCTCGCCAAGCGCAACAACGTGCAGCAGGCGCTCGACATCGCGCGCCTCGCGCGCGACGTCCTCGGCGCCAACGGCATCGTCAACGAGTATCCCGTCATCCGGCACATGATGAATCTCGAAACCGTGAACACGTACGAGGGGACCCACGACATGCATACGTTGATCGTGGGGCGCGACGTGACGGGTTTCGACGCGGTTCGCTGA
- a CDS encoding PAS domain S-box protein has translation MLQSSESGDAREVRLEPDWDALVDACGDLAYAVDLEGRFTYVNPGGAQQLGLSADRLLGRHFSAIVAPHALPAAQAVFDSMCRDPEQTVTVRTEVLRADGTSLLLEDRPRGVHRDGRLVGIQGIARDVTSVARLEAQNQEQAGRLVLLEERTRLAHALHDAVARVIFSTSVEGKSPGAFLADVRRALVADVTRRLGLSDTDVAILRGITEGLSNGEIGKRVHLSADAVKDRIRRMMNRIGAHRRAELGAEAVRLGLV, from the coding sequence ATGTTGCAGTCGTCCGAGAGCGGTGATGCGAGGGAGGTCCGGCTCGAGCCCGATTGGGATGCGCTCGTCGATGCGTGCGGTGACCTCGCGTACGCCGTCGATCTCGAGGGACGCTTCACCTACGTGAACCCGGGCGGCGCGCAGCAGCTCGGCCTGTCGGCCGATCGGCTGCTCGGTCGCCACTTCTCCGCGATCGTGGCGCCGCATGCGTTGCCGGCGGCGCAGGCCGTGTTCGACAGCATGTGCCGCGATCCCGAGCAGACGGTGACGGTGCGCACCGAGGTGCTGCGCGCCGACGGGACGTCGCTGCTTCTCGAGGATCGCCCGCGCGGCGTCCATCGCGACGGGCGTCTCGTCGGCATCCAGGGCATCGCGCGCGACGTCACCTCGGTGGCGCGGCTCGAGGCGCAGAACCAGGAGCAGGCGGGGCGTCTGGTGCTGCTCGAGGAGCGCACGCGGCTCGCGCACGCGCTGCACGACGCCGTCGCACGCGTCATCTTCAGCACCTCCGTCGAGGGCAAGAGCCCCGGTGCGTTCCTCGCCGACGTGCGGCGCGCGCTGGTGGCCGACGTCACGCGTCGTCTCGGTCTCTCGGACACCGACGTCGCGATCCTGCGCGGCATCACCGAAGGCCTCTCGAACGGCGAGATCGGCAAGCGCGTGCATCTCAGCGCCGATGCGGTGAAGGACCGCATCCGGCGCATGATGAACCGCATCGGCGCGCACCGGCGTGCCGAGCTCGGCGCCGAGGCCGTGCGTCTCGGCCTCGTCTGA
- a CDS encoding carbon starvation protein A, with protein sequence MSLPLLAGAFIATLVVAYAAYGRLVAGPYRLDDATETPAVRLEDGDDFVPTPPFYLFGQHFSAIAAAGPIVGPIAACLQFGWLPCLLWLVLGGIFIGAVHDFSALVASVRHQARSIAEIVREHLSPRAWVALMCFIWLALIYVIVAFTDVTAGTFVGRIEELDGVPVTFDAGGAVAFASTSYLMLAIAMGLLQRFLRPPLWLLTLVFVPATLGVVWLGTQWASIGVLAVENPQKVWGVVLLAYCFVASLLPVWLLLQPRGYLGGFVLYLVLAAGVIGIFFGDFTVAQPAFKGFEVGGMTGSLMPFLFVTIACGACSGFHGLVCGGTTSKQIARESHCRPVGYGAMLCETFVALIALVTVMIALPDRPGPPGAIYGQGIGQFTAVLIGREHLLVATVFGTMAFSTFIFDTLDVATRLGRYILQELFGTRGRASAVLATAATVGVPLLFVLSAPPPAPGRPAAYMAFWTLFGTSNQLLAALTLIGVTVWLKRTGRPSWFTWGPTAFLLVVTVWALLVQAHTGLTTFRQPDGSLAWLSLMNGVVALALLALAGLVVAEAVAALQRPRTAATAAA encoded by the coding sequence ATGAGCCTTCCCCTGCTCGCGGGCGCGTTCATCGCCACGCTCGTGGTCGCCTACGCCGCCTACGGGCGGCTCGTGGCCGGGCCCTACCGCCTCGACGACGCCACCGAGACGCCCGCCGTGCGCCTCGAGGACGGCGACGACTTCGTCCCGACGCCGCCCTTCTACCTCTTCGGCCAGCACTTCAGCGCCATCGCCGCCGCCGGCCCGATCGTCGGGCCGATCGCCGCCTGCCTGCAGTTCGGCTGGCTGCCGTGCCTCCTCTGGCTCGTGCTCGGCGGCATCTTCATCGGCGCCGTACACGACTTCAGCGCGCTCGTCGCCAGCGTCCGCCACCAAGCGCGCTCGATCGCCGAGATCGTCCGGGAGCACCTCAGCCCGCGCGCGTGGGTGGCGCTCATGTGCTTCATCTGGCTCGCGCTCATCTACGTCATCGTCGCGTTCACCGACGTCACCGCCGGCACCTTCGTCGGGCGCATCGAGGAGCTCGACGGCGTGCCGGTGACCTTCGACGCCGGCGGCGCGGTCGCCTTCGCGAGCACGTCGTATCTCATGCTGGCCATCGCGATGGGCCTGCTCCAGCGCTTCCTGCGCCCGCCGCTGTGGCTGCTGACGCTGGTCTTCGTCCCGGCGACGCTCGGCGTGGTGTGGCTCGGCACGCAGTGGGCGTCGATCGGCGTCCTCGCGGTGGAGAACCCGCAGAAGGTGTGGGGCGTCGTGCTCCTCGCATACTGCTTCGTCGCCTCGCTGCTGCCGGTGTGGCTGCTGCTCCAGCCCCGCGGCTACCTCGGCGGCTTCGTCCTCTACCTGGTGCTCGCCGCCGGCGTGATCGGCATCTTCTTCGGCGACTTCACCGTCGCGCAGCCGGCGTTCAAGGGCTTCGAGGTGGGCGGCATGACCGGATCGCTGATGCCGTTCCTCTTCGTGACCATCGCGTGCGGCGCGTGCAGCGGCTTCCACGGGCTCGTGTGCGGCGGCACGACGTCGAAGCAGATCGCGCGCGAGTCGCACTGCCGCCCGGTCGGCTACGGGGCGATGCTGTGCGAGACGTTCGTCGCGCTGATCGCGCTGGTGACGGTGATGATCGCGCTGCCCGACCGCCCGGGGCCGCCGGGCGCCATCTACGGCCAGGGCATCGGCCAGTTCACGGCGGTGCTGATCGGCCGCGAGCACCTCCTCGTCGCGACCGTGTTCGGAACGATGGCGTTCTCGACCTTCATCTTCGACACCCTCGACGTCGCGACCCGCCTCGGCCGCTACATCCTCCAGGAGCTGTTCGGCACGCGCGGGCGCGCCAGCGCGGTGCTCGCGACCGCGGCCACCGTCGGCGTGCCGCTCTTGTTCGTGCTGTCGGCGCCGCCGCCGGCGCCGGGCCGCCCGGCCGCGTACATGGCGTTCTGGACGCTCTTCGGCACGTCGAACCAGCTGCTCGCCGCGCTGACGCTGATCGGCGTGACGGTGTGGCTGAAGCGGACCGGCCGTCCGTCGTGGTTCACCTGGGGGCCGACGGCGTTCCTGCTCGTCGTCACCGTGTGGGCCCTGCTCGTGCAGGCGCACACGGGGCTGACGACGTTCCGCCAGCCGGACGGCAGCCTCGCCTGGCTGTCGCTCATGAACGGCGTCGTCGCGCTGGCGCTGCTCGCGCTCGCGGGGCTGGTCGTCGCCGAGGCGGTCGCGGCGCTGCAGCGCCCGCGCACGGCGGCGACCGCCGCGGCCTGA
- a CDS encoding PhoX family phosphatase, giving the protein MESHEDRISNDSGNDTIHDVIAARLSRRDVLRGGLAVAGAGLLGMDALVRAVPAEAKANRPGRLLGFESIPISTADTLVVPPGYSARVLIAWGDPVSDGPAFAQDASNTAADQAQQWGMNNDGLVFFPMKGNGKYGGKGKRRGLLVQNHEYTDDVLLFPDGTEGWDAAKTAKSIAAHGVGIVELASVKVGRRREWRVVRPSYYGRRITGATPCGVTGPAAGHALLKTSADPTGTHVLGTLNNCAMGWTPWGTYLTCEENFNGYFRKVGPQTPMERRYGITAAGFGYLWHTTDTRFSVDDEPNEPNRFGWVVEIDPFDPTSTPQKRTALGRFKHEGAWVQQARDGRVVVYSGDDEQFEYIYRFVSAEPWRRMRRLGESPLDRGTLYVARFDSNGLGEWIPLTPEHPALAGWTAAQIAIDTRSAADLVGATPMDRPEWIDTFPRTLTGIATLTNNSARGMPGTNPRTGLPNAGIDATNPRGGPSATNPPGSGNQYGHLLTWSYRRDWTENTFRWDIYALAGNPAAAVSDGSNFTGDAFGSPDGIYVAPSGRLWIQTDVSGSAINPEARGATYAAFGNNQMLCSDPTTGEVRRFLTGPNVCEITGVFVTPDERTMFVGIQHPGEAPVGANDAANPKRYSAWPDFDAGQRPRSATVIITKDDGGPIGS; this is encoded by the coding sequence ATGGAATCTCATGAGGATCGCATCAGCAACGACTCGGGGAACGACACCATCCACGACGTGATCGCCGCCCGCCTGTCGCGGCGCGACGTGCTGCGCGGCGGGCTCGCCGTCGCAGGCGCGGGACTGCTCGGCATGGACGCGCTCGTACGCGCCGTGCCGGCGGAGGCCAAAGCGAATCGGCCGGGACGGCTCCTGGGCTTCGAGAGCATTCCGATCTCGACCGCCGACACCCTGGTCGTCCCGCCGGGCTACAGCGCCAGGGTGCTGATCGCCTGGGGCGACCCCGTCTCCGACGGACCGGCGTTCGCGCAGGACGCCAGCAACACCGCGGCCGATCAGGCCCAGCAGTGGGGCATGAACAACGACGGCCTCGTCTTCTTCCCGATGAAGGGCAACGGGAAGTACGGCGGCAAGGGCAAGCGGCGCGGCCTGCTCGTGCAGAACCACGAGTACACCGACGACGTCCTGTTGTTCCCCGACGGCACGGAGGGCTGGGACGCGGCGAAGACCGCGAAGTCGATCGCGGCCCACGGCGTCGGCATCGTCGAGCTCGCGAGCGTGAAGGTCGGCCGCCGGCGCGAGTGGCGGGTCGTGCGTCCGTCGTACTACGGGCGGCGCATCACCGGCGCCACCCCGTGCGGGGTCACCGGGCCCGCCGCCGGACATGCCCTGCTGAAGACGAGCGCCGATCCCACCGGCACGCACGTCCTCGGCACGCTCAACAACTGCGCCATGGGCTGGACGCCGTGGGGCACCTACCTGACGTGCGAAGAGAACTTCAACGGCTACTTCCGCAAGGTGGGGCCGCAGACGCCGATGGAGCGCCGCTACGGCATCACCGCCGCGGGCTTCGGCTACCTCTGGCACACCACCGACACCCGCTTCAGCGTCGACGACGAGCCGAACGAGCCGAACCGCTTCGGCTGGGTGGTGGAGATCGATCCGTTCGACCCGACCTCGACGCCGCAGAAGCGCACGGCGCTCGGACGCTTCAAGCACGAGGGCGCGTGGGTGCAGCAGGCGCGTGACGGCCGCGTGGTGGTCTACTCGGGCGACGACGAGCAGTTCGAGTACATCTACCGCTTCGTCTCGGCCGAGCCCTGGCGTCGCATGCGCCGCCTCGGCGAGAGCCCGCTCGATCGCGGCACGCTGTACGTCGCCCGCTTCGACAGCAACGGCCTCGGGGAGTGGATCCCGCTGACCCCCGAGCACCCGGCGCTGGCCGGCTGGACCGCGGCCCAGATCGCCATCGACACCCGCTCCGCCGCCGATCTGGTCGGCGCGACGCCGATGGACCGGCCCGAGTGGATCGACACCTTCCCGCGTACGCTGACCGGCATCGCTACGCTCACCAACAACAGCGCCCGCGGCATGCCGGGCACCAACCCGCGCACCGGCCTGCCCAACGCGGGCATCGACGCGACCAACCCGCGCGGCGGCCCGTCGGCCACGAATCCTCCCGGCAGCGGCAATCAGTACGGCCACCTGCTCACCTGGAGCTACCGACGGGACTGGACCGAGAACACCTTCAGGTGGGACATCTACGCGCTCGCCGGCAACCCGGCGGCGGCAGTATCCGACGGCTCGAACTTCACCGGCGACGCGTTCGGGTCGCCCGACGGCATCTACGTGGCACCGAGCGGCCGACTCTGGATCCAGACCGACGTCTCCGGCAGCGCCATCAACCCCGAGGCCCGCGGCGCCACCTACGCCGCGTTCGGCAACAACCAGATGCTCTGCTCCGATCCCACCACCGGCGAGGTGCGTCGCTTCCTCACCGGCCCCAACGTCTGCGAGATCACCGGCGTCTTCGTCACGCCCGACGAGCGCACCATGTTCGTCGGCATCCAGCATCCGGGCGAGGCGCCGGTGGGCGCCAACGACGCGGCCAACCCGAAGCGCTACAGCGCCTGGCCGGACTTCGACGCCGGGCAGCGCCCGCGCTCGGCGACCGTCATCATCACCAAGGACGACGGCGGCCCGATCGGCTCGTGA
- a CDS encoding SCP2 sterol-binding domain-containing protein, with translation MMFNGADKPRAVLKVKLSDFVAMQQGKLNGQEAFMTGRLRIEGDMALMMQVAALTA, from the coding sequence ATGATGTTCAACGGCGCCGACAAGCCGCGCGCCGTCCTCAAGGTGAAGCTGTCCGACTTCGTCGCCATGCAGCAGGGCAAGCTGAACGGGCAGGAAGCCTTCATGACCGGCCGGCTGCGCATCGAGGGCGACATGGCCCTCATGATGCAGGTCGCCGCGCTCACCGCCTGA
- a CDS encoding LysR family transcriptional regulator, with the protein MHLETLKVFCDVVETKSFSTAASQNFVTQSAVSQQVRMLEERYGRRLLERTRGNVQLTPAGQILYQASKEIVQRYQDMETRLQAASNVVAGQVRIGTVHSIGLYELSAPMKAYMKAHPQVHLHLEYSRSSKIYEDALRGKIDLGIVAYPSKKPGVSVIPWRQDRLVLVCPPGHPLAKHRTVSLRKVSGEPLVGYERDIPTRRETDRILRRYGCEVRYVMELDNIETIKRVVEIGHGVAVLPEPAIRPEVKARTLVAVHIADETFFRPIGIIHRQGKHFSPAAEKFIEFLRVGEQ; encoded by the coding sequence ATGCACCTGGAGACCCTGAAGGTTTTTTGCGACGTGGTGGAGACCAAGAGCTTCTCCACGGCGGCGTCGCAGAACTTCGTCACGCAGTCCGCCGTCAGTCAACAGGTGCGCATGCTCGAGGAGCGCTACGGGCGGCGGCTGCTCGAGCGCACGCGCGGCAACGTCCAGCTCACGCCCGCCGGGCAGATCCTCTACCAGGCGAGCAAGGAGATCGTGCAGCGCTACCAGGACATGGAGACCCGCCTCCAGGCCGCGAGCAACGTCGTCGCCGGCCAGGTCCGCATCGGCACGGTGCACTCGATCGGCCTCTACGAGCTGTCGGCGCCGATGAAGGCGTACATGAAGGCGCACCCCCAGGTGCACCTGCACCTCGAGTACAGCCGCTCCAGCAAGATCTACGAGGACGCGCTGCGCGGGAAGATCGACCTCGGCATCGTCGCCTACCCGAGCAAGAAGCCGGGCGTGTCGGTGATCCCGTGGCGCCAGGATCGGCTCGTGCTCGTCTGTCCGCCGGGCCATCCGCTCGCGAAGCATCGGACGGTCTCGCTGCGGAAGGTTTCCGGCGAGCCGCTGGTGGGATACGAGCGCGACATCCCGACCCGGCGCGAAACCGACCGCATCCTGCGGCGCTACGGCTGCGAGGTGCGCTACGTCATGGAGCTCGACAACATCGAGACCATCAAGCGCGTGGTCGAGATCGGGCACGGCGTCGCCGTCCTGCCCGAGCCGGCGATCCGGCCCGAGGTGAAGGCGCGTACGCTGGTCGCCGTGCACATCGCCGACGAGACGTTCTTCCGTCCCATCGGCATCATCCACCGCCAGGGGAAGCACTTCTCGCCGGCGGCGGAGAAGTTCATCGAGTTCCTGCGCGTGGGGGAGCAGTGA